In one window of Candidatus Omnitrophota bacterium DNA:
- a CDS encoding phosphoketolase family protein has translation MKTKTLSPELLHKMDAYWRATNYLSVGQLYLYDNPLLREPLKLSHVKSMLLGHWGTTPGQNFIYVHLNRVIKKFDLDMIYISGPGHGGPALVGNTYLEGTYSEIYPDISQDEAGLKKLFKQFSFPGGIPSHVSPECPGSIHEGGELGYSLSHAFGAVFDNPELVVACVIGDGEAETGPLATAWHSNKFLNPITDGAVLPILHLNGYKIANPTVLARITYEELDQLLRGYGWTPHFVEGDEPEMMHQLMAAALEKVITEIRQIQSNARDKNDAARPRWPMIVLNSPKGWTGPKVVDGLQIEGTFRAHQMPLLVDSEHPDHLKLLENWMKSYKPEELFDERGCFLPELVELAPKGERRMGANPHANGGLLLHDLFMPDFRKYAVNVPLPGSVQAADAHVLGEFLRDVVNLNREQRNFRIFGPDETLSNRLNAVFEVTNRQWEAPTKENDEFLAPDGRVVEMLSEHQCEGWLEGYLLTGRHGLFNCYEAFIHIIDSMFNQHAKWLKVTAELPWRREIASLNYLLASHVWQQAHNGFTHQDPGFIDHVANKKASVVRVYLPPDANCLLSVGDHCLRSRHYVNVVIAGKYQAPQWLAMDAAIEHCTQGIGIWQWASNDQGMEPDLVMACCGDVPTLEALAAVSILRKHLPSLKIRVINVVDLMKLEPNTQHPHGLSDQDFDALFTKDKPIIFAFHGYPSLVHRLTYRRANHGNMHVHGYKEEGTITTYFDMTVLNDLDRFHLVQDVIKRLPQLGVKGVKLNQIMNDKLIEHKQYIDKYGQDMPEIRDWKWTPDVTSKEKVLSVEGK, from the coding sequence ATGAAGACAAAAACTCTTTCACCGGAACTGCTCCACAAAATGGACGCCTACTGGCGTGCCACCAACTATCTGTCTGTTGGGCAACTCTATCTCTACGACAATCCTTTGCTTCGGGAGCCGCTGAAGTTGTCACATGTGAAGTCGATGCTGCTCGGGCATTGGGGCACGACACCGGGGCAGAACTTTATCTATGTGCATTTGAACCGGGTAATCAAAAAGTTTGACCTGGATATGATTTACATTTCCGGCCCTGGCCATGGCGGTCCGGCATTGGTGGGTAATACTTACCTTGAAGGCACTTATAGTGAAATTTATCCGGATATCAGTCAAGACGAAGCAGGGCTAAAAAAACTGTTCAAGCAGTTCTCTTTTCCAGGAGGGATTCCCAGCCATGTCTCACCGGAGTGTCCGGGGTCGATTCACGAGGGTGGAGAGTTGGGCTACTCGCTCAGCCATGCCTTTGGGGCAGTCTTCGACAATCCCGAACTGGTCGTCGCCTGCGTTATCGGTGACGGTGAAGCGGAAACCGGCCCCTTGGCGACGGCATGGCACTCCAATAAATTTCTCAATCCGATCACCGATGGAGCCGTACTGCCCATTCTGCATCTCAACGGCTATAAAATAGCCAACCCAACGGTGTTGGCCCGTATCACGTATGAGGAATTGGATCAGTTGCTCCGCGGCTATGGCTGGACTCCACACTTTGTGGAAGGTGATGAACCGGAGATGATGCATCAACTCATGGCTGCTGCTTTGGAAAAGGTCATTACGGAAATCCGGCAAATACAAAGCAATGCGCGAGATAAAAACGATGCCGCTCGTCCACGCTGGCCGATGATCGTCCTTAATTCACCCAAAGGCTGGACGGGACCGAAAGTCGTCGATGGACTACAAATCGAGGGCACCTTTCGAGCCCACCAGATGCCACTACTGGTGGATTCCGAGCATCCCGATCATTTAAAGCTCCTTGAAAATTGGATGAAAAGTTATAAGCCTGAAGAACTCTTCGATGAGAGAGGTTGTTTTTTGCCGGAACTGGTCGAGCTGGCGCCTAAAGGCGAGAGAAGAATGGGCGCCAATCCTCACGCCAATGGCGGATTATTACTGCACGACCTGTTTATGCCAGATTTTCGGAAATACGCAGTGAATGTGCCATTACCAGGATCCGTTCAGGCCGCCGATGCACATGTACTTGGAGAGTTCCTGCGCGATGTGGTTAATCTCAATCGGGAGCAACGAAATTTTCGGATCTTCGGTCCCGATGAGACGCTTTCCAATCGGTTGAATGCCGTTTTTGAGGTCACTAACCGGCAGTGGGAAGCCCCAACGAAAGAAAATGATGAGTTTCTTGCACCCGATGGCAGAGTCGTTGAGATGTTAAGCGAGCATCAATGTGAAGGTTGGTTGGAGGGTTATCTGCTCACGGGCCGGCACGGACTCTTCAACTGTTACGAAGCCTTTATTCATATTATTGATTCGATGTTTAACCAACACGCCAAGTGGCTGAAAGTCACGGCGGAATTGCCGTGGCGGCGGGAAATCGCTTCGCTTAATTATCTGCTCGCTTCGCACGTTTGGCAGCAAGCTCATAATGGTTTTACCCATCAAGACCCTGGCTTCATTGATCATGTGGCAAACAAGAAGGCCTCTGTAGTGCGCGTTTACCTTCCGCCGGATGCCAACTGCCTACTATCGGTTGGTGATCATTGTTTGAGGAGCCGGCATTACGTTAACGTCGTGATCGCGGGTAAATATCAGGCGCCTCAATGGTTGGCCATGGATGCCGCGATCGAACATTGCACCCAAGGGATTGGCATATGGCAATGGGCCAGCAACGATCAAGGCATGGAACCGGATCTGGTGATGGCTTGTTGCGGCGACGTGCCCACGCTCGAGGCCTTGGCCGCTGTTTCCATCCTTCGTAAGCATCTGCCCAGTCTAAAAATCCGTGTGATCAATGTTGTCGATTTGATGAAATTGGAACCGAATACGCAACATCCGCACGGTTTGAGTGATCAAGACTTCGATGCATTATTCACTAAAGACAAGCCGATTATATTTGCGTTCCACGGATATCCTTCGTTAGTTCACCGGCTAACATACCGTCGTGCCAACCATGGAAACATGCATGTTCATGGCTATAAGGAAGAGGGCACCATTACAACATACTTTGACATGACAGTTTTAAATGATCTTGACAGGTTCCATCTGGTGCAAGATGTGATCAAGCGACTGCCACAATTGGGCGTTAAAGGTGTTAAGTTGAATCAGATTATGAACGACAAGCTCATTGAGCATAAGCAGTACATCGACAAGTATGGCCAAGATATGCCGGAAATCCGGGACTGGAAGTGGACTCCCGACGTAACGTCGAAAGAGAAAGTTCTGAGCGTGGAGGGAAAATGA